The Amycolatopsis methanolica 239 nucleotide sequence CCCGCGAAGGTCAGGTACTTCGCCAGCAGCTCCTTGTTCCCGAGGTCCAGCAGCTCCCGCCACACGTCGACGGCGAGCCGCATCTGGTTCGTCGGGTGGGCGAACCCGGCGGTCAGCACGAGGCCGCTCACCCGCTCCGGGTGCCGCGTGGCCGCGCGCACCGCGACGGCCGTGCCCAGCGAATAGCCGAGGATCGTGAAGCGCTTCACGCCGGCGGACACGGCGGTCGCCACCAGGGAGTCGGCCAGCCCGTCCAGGGTCAGCGGCCCGTCGCTGCGTGGCGTCGCCCCGCTGCCCGGGTAGTCCGGGCCGACCACGGTGTGCGTGCGGGCGAGGTCGTCCAGGATCGGGCCGAAGTTCGCCTCGATGCCGCCGCCAGCGCCGTGGGCGAGCAGCAGGCCGGGGCCGGATCCGCGGACGACGTGCGAGAAATGTTCGATCATGCCGCGACGTTAGGAACTGACACCGGTGTGAAGGTCAACTTTCGAGTGAGCGAGGTCGCATGCGGATCGGTGAGCTGTCCGCCCGGACCGGGGTCAGCCAGCGGTTGCTGCGGTACTACGAGGAGCAGGGGCTCCTGGTGCCACGCCGGGACACGAAC carries:
- a CDS encoding alpha/beta fold hydrolase: MIEHFSHVVRGSGPGLLLAHGAGGGIEANFGPILDDLARTHTVVGPDYPGSGATPRSDGPLTLDGLADSLVATAVSAGVKRFTILGYSLGTAVAVRAATRHPERVSGLVLTAGFAHPTNQMRLAVDVWRELLDLGNKELLAKYLTFAGVGAGYLNALSPQELEGALAGLAVPEGAPEHVDLVASVDTRAELGRITVPTLVIGTRQDVLVPIGVQRELADGIPGAEFVAIASGHSMQAEARDEWLARIRDFLDR